The Arachis ipaensis cultivar K30076 chromosome B07, Araip1.1, whole genome shotgun sequence genome includes a window with the following:
- the LOC107607500 gene encoding uncharacterized protein LOC107607500 — translation MANNSGSKEGMNYSYWKERMKIFVQSIDYNIWKIILNGPQVPTKTGADGAVTLKTEAEWNEKDKKKIELNAKAVNLLNCAISFEEFRRVSTCKIAKKIWDKLQVTHKGTTLVKRTRIDMRSKEYEIFSMKKGETSDEMFERFNVIINSLDVMGITHPELVLVRKVLRSLTKEWKTKAIVIAESCDVDQMIYDDLR, via the coding sequence ATGGCAAATAACAGTGGTTCTAAGGAGGGAATGAACTACAGCTactggaaggagagaatgaagatcttcGTTCAATCAATAGACTACAACATCTGGAAGATCATCCTTAATGGTCCCCAAGTTCCAACCAAAACTGGAGCAGATGGAGCAGTCACTCTTAAGACTGAGGCAGAATGGAAcgaaaaagataaaaagaaaatagaGCTCAATGCCAAAGCTGTCAACTTGCTTAATTGTGCTATCAGTTTCGAGGAGTTTCGAAGGGTATCTACATGTAAAAtagcaaagaaaatctgggacaagCTTCAAGTCACTCATAAAGGCACTACACTAGTCAAGCGGACTAGAATAGATATGCGGAGCAAAGAGTATGAAATATTCTCCATGAAAAAAGGAGAAACGAGTGATGAAATGTTCGAAAGATTCAACGTCATCATCAATAGCTTGGATGTTATGGGGATCACTCACCCTGAACTTGTGCTAGTGAGAAAAGTTCTAAGAAGTCTCACTAAAGAGTGGAAAACAAAAGCTATAGTTATAGCTGAGAGTTGTGATGTTGATCAAATGATATATGATGATCTGAGatga